From the genome of Methylomonas sp. UP202, one region includes:
- a CDS encoding non-ribosomal peptide synthetase gives MAVDKQNVANIYPLTPLQEGFLFHALSNQDDSYIQQIAYLLNGRFDPRRFSQVWDKLFERHEILRALFFHAGAERPLQVILKKQSPVFETIDLRHLEVQEQLQRRRQIKSKDRKRGFRLQQDCLTRFTLLQLRDDLTEVIWTHHHIILDGWSLGILLAECTALYANPNSELPFTTPFAQYVKWLEGKDKQRSLAFWRHYLADYQDEVKLPFISTSSFQNSDRIRATFLLPEAIFNGIQGLIKTVQVSLNTILHAAWALLLAHYNGSEDVVFGTTVSGRPAEIDHVERIVGLFINTIPVRVLLTPTISVRELLLIVQQRAIEAEAHHYSLLSTIQSQHPLQNRLISTHVTLENFPLDERFKQMSGHENAGLSVQANEVVERTHYPFDIQFLPAERGMKVQMAYGSDYQADMHRYIEAHLCRILRQIIEVPESKLAEISLLDEQSRQTIIQQTEQGLTRFRFDSLLLRFERAVAATPDAIALSYEAQQLSYAELDAYANHLGRRLLVLGLANEDFVGLCFDRSLELVVAVLAVLKAGMVYVPLDPLLPEQRMCFIAGDSGVKMLLTTKDKAVQLADVAPRLETVALAELNAAAHLPLNWQARQDSPGYVIYTSGSTGQPKGVLVSHGNMARLFSAADTLFEFNADDVWCLFHSYAFDFSVWEIWGALAYGGRLVIVPYWISRSPDDFHALLGREKVTVLNQTPTAFKQLIDVDRQHTAKLSALRYVVFGGETLEFKQLKPWFDAYGDRPQLINMYGITETTVHVTFKKIAPEQISLPGSVIGKPLPDLSVYLLNRYGQLVAPGVPGELYVGGAGVCLGYWNRAELSAQRFVHLPQLGLDTLFYRTGDSGRYLDDGELEYLGRLDQQVQFHGFRIELGEIEQALLREPVIEQAVVMLIENQQGQQTLVAYYLTRTGEALKTAELRELVAKQLPIYMVPGCFVYMSQFPLTVNGKVNRQALPAPETAADQPYSAAETAEEDLLVQVWQKLLQQEHVGVQDDFFALGGDSIQAIRVVSHLRKQGYRIDVQDLFRYPTIQALAPQLKVLSVENKTRQLSGRLPLTPIQRWFFDQQGSQAHHFNHTALLEAQGGNWQIPYLESAWQQLLQHHEALRSYFHSVEQGMAAEILAEDRCRIAVQAVSLLSAADVEAAMVAHAAVVQQSFAVDQAPLIRLVVYQCPAADRLLIVVHHLLIDGVSWRILLEDFSALYDALSRGEVHELPRQTDSYADWAEGLSRYSRQPALLDELAYWRAQSASKSAASWSGKACCYQDALSHQSQLSADRTRQLLQQAHTAYNTRVEDLLLAALLPTLEARNGLTRTVLLLEGHGREPVVPGVDVSRTVGWFTSLYPLVLENQLNRELSYQIRWLKEHLRRVPNKGIGYGVLRYLTPAELRSAADLGFAADLVFNYLGRFERNDDAGLYRALSNDVGAAVAGQGMRPAALEFSAMVLEDRLCIDWRYDRHLFAEDAMQRLSRLYKENLEAVIDHCLRQTSAVPTPSDLCHGNLSLDELDELLSAYRQNLGDVCPLTPMQEGMLYHAVREPASSAYHEQISFSLQGALDCDSYRKAWDQLVARHGILRTIFVDDQARKPLQIVLKHADSNFGVEDWREDGKALRSLADYLRQDLEQPFNLAERPPVRVKLIRLPDQRWYLVWSFHHILLDGWSVGILMNEMTRLYLGILSHAEPQLPASPPFSQYLRWLQEQDTQAAGRFWADYLEGYDEVAALPSHPTQQQGQAEFKQTLPADLPERLQQTAKRYKVTVNALMQAAWGILLGRYNDRRDVVFGTVVSGRPSAIANIEQMVGLLINAVPVRVRFDEAEPVFVLLNRLHQHNSSSQAYQFLTMAESQPKQGAPDHLLVFENYHLQAEEGDSQAELTVTDVQTREQTHYDLTVVISPGRPWRLTCLYNKARYAESYLQQVMRHFIGLLNGLAESAEQRIADLKMLTVAEQTWLTQISAGIEPPLPTPDLAGLFEQTAARYGEKIALRGLDARYSYAELNAEANHIAKRLTVAGVKPGDIVAVALPRSCMRIIAVLGIIKAGAAYLGLELDLPTQRAEAICRDAGVRLSIQRGGFELNGVRGFDPYEPINQDLGETPPRRVIPSAAVAYVSYTSGSTGKPKGVFVSQRSVIRLVVDSDYLTISEKDKFLQFAPLSFDASTFEIWAPLLNGAELSVLEQDQPSLQQLGVYIEQQGITILWLTAGLFQQMVDEQLENLASVRQLLAGGDVVSAEHVRRLLQRFPAATFVNGYGPTENTTFSCCQRITQASALAASVPIGKAIAHSEAWVLDSELRLQPIGALGRLYVAGEGVAYGYYRKPALTAAAFIPHPYAKRPGSRLYATGDLVSMRMDGSLEFLGRADRQFKIRGYRIEAQEVEAAIKAQDSVRDVLVQAVKDPGGDNTLVAYVIVKSGCTFDRDGLVAATAERLPRYLLPDVWMEVGEFPLNKNGKVDYALLPDPFASTSALKVAPRNETERELLAIWQQVLNNEAIGVCDDFFNLGGHSLKATRIVALIRKQLQIEVPLRLIFEAPTIALLAERLSTIEKAGQAGPKLVKRDRSQQKVV, from the coding sequence TTGGCTGTCGATAAACAAAATGTGGCGAATATTTACCCGTTGACGCCGTTACAGGAAGGGTTTTTATTTCACGCCTTATCCAATCAGGACGATTCTTATATTCAGCAGATTGCCTATTTGTTAAATGGGCGCTTCGATCCGCGACGATTCAGCCAAGTATGGGACAAATTATTCGAACGTCACGAAATTTTGCGGGCCTTGTTCTTTCATGCCGGAGCCGAGCGTCCGTTACAGGTGATTTTGAAAAAACAATCCCCGGTTTTCGAGACTATCGATTTGCGCCATTTAGAGGTGCAGGAGCAGTTACAGCGGCGCCGGCAAATTAAGTCTAAAGACCGTAAACGCGGATTTCGGTTACAGCAAGATTGCCTGACGCGTTTTACCTTGTTGCAGTTGCGGGACGATTTGACCGAGGTCATTTGGACCCACCATCATATTATTTTGGACGGCTGGTCTTTAGGGATTCTATTGGCGGAATGTACCGCGCTCTATGCGAATCCAAATAGCGAATTGCCGTTTACGACTCCCTTCGCACAGTATGTGAAATGGTTGGAAGGAAAGGACAAGCAACGGTCTTTGGCGTTTTGGCGCCATTATCTGGCGGACTATCAAGACGAAGTGAAATTGCCGTTTATTTCGACTTCTTCATTCCAGAATTCCGATCGTATCCGAGCTACTTTTCTATTACCCGAGGCTATTTTTAACGGCATTCAAGGCTTGATCAAAACCGTTCAAGTTAGTCTGAACACCATCTTGCACGCGGCTTGGGCCTTATTACTGGCCCATTACAACGGCAGCGAGGACGTGGTTTTCGGTACCACGGTGTCGGGCCGGCCGGCCGAGATCGACCATGTCGAGCGAATCGTCGGTTTGTTTATCAATACCATTCCGGTTAGGGTATTGCTTACGCCGACGATTAGCGTTAGGGAATTATTGTTGATTGTTCAGCAGCGGGCGATAGAAGCGGAGGCGCATCATTATTCGCTGCTTTCGACCATCCAGAGCCAACACCCCTTGCAAAACCGCCTGATCAGCACCCATGTGACTTTGGAAAATTTTCCGCTCGACGAGCGCTTTAAGCAGATGTCGGGACACGAGAATGCCGGATTGAGCGTGCAAGCCAACGAGGTGGTCGAGCGCACCCATTATCCGTTTGACATCCAGTTTTTGCCCGCCGAGCGCGGCATGAAGGTGCAAATGGCCTACGGCTCGGATTACCAAGCCGATATGCATCGCTACATAGAGGCTCATTTATGCCGGATTTTGCGGCAAATCATCGAAGTGCCGGAATCGAAATTGGCGGAGATTTCGTTGCTGGACGAGCAAAGCCGGCAGACGATCATTCAACAGACCGAGCAAGGTTTAACGCGCTTTAGGTTCGATTCTTTATTGCTACGTTTCGAACGCGCCGTTGCTGCCACTCCCGACGCCATTGCGTTGAGCTATGAAGCGCAACAGCTTAGTTATGCCGAGCTGGATGCTTATGCCAATCATCTTGGCCGGCGTTTGTTAGTTCTAGGTTTAGCGAACGAAGACTTCGTGGGCTTATGCTTCGATCGCTCCCTGGAGTTGGTGGTCGCCGTTTTGGCGGTATTGAAAGCGGGTATGGTTTATGTGCCGCTGGACCCACTGTTGCCCGAACAACGGATGTGTTTTATCGCCGGGGATTCGGGGGTCAAAATGCTGTTGACGACCAAAGACAAAGCCGTTCAGTTGGCGGATGTGGCGCCACGCCTGGAAACGGTAGCTCTCGCCGAGTTGAATGCCGCTGCCCATTTGCCATTGAATTGGCAGGCAAGGCAGGATAGTCCGGGCTATGTGATTTATACCTCGGGGTCCACCGGCCAGCCCAAGGGCGTGTTGGTCAGCCATGGCAATATGGCGAGATTGTTTTCGGCGGCCGATACGCTGTTCGAATTCAATGCCGACGATGTTTGGTGTTTGTTCCATTCTTACGCCTTCGATTTTTCGGTTTGGGAAATCTGGGGGGCTCTGGCCTACGGCGGCCGGTTAGTGATCGTGCCGTATTGGATCAGCCGTTCGCCGGACGATTTTCATGCCTTGTTGGGCAGGGAAAAGGTGACGGTGCTGAACCAGACGCCGACCGCGTTCAAACAGTTGATCGATGTCGACCGGCAACACACCGCCAAGCTATCGGCGTTGCGTTACGTGGTTTTCGGTGGCGAAACCCTGGAATTCAAGCAGTTGAAACCCTGGTTCGACGCCTACGGAGACCGGCCGCAATTGATCAATATGTACGGCATCACCGAAACCACCGTACACGTCACCTTTAAAAAAATTGCCCCCGAGCAAATCAGTTTACCCGGCAGCGTGATCGGCAAGCCCTTGCCGGATCTATCGGTTTATCTTTTGAATCGCTACGGTCAGTTGGTCGCGCCGGGTGTGCCCGGCGAATTGTACGTCGGTGGTGCCGGGGTGTGTTTGGGTTATTGGAACCGGGCCGAACTGTCGGCTCAGCGTTTTGTGCACTTACCCCAATTAGGATTGGATACGCTGTTTTATCGTACCGGAGATAGCGGCCGTTATTTGGACGATGGCGAGCTGGAGTATTTGGGACGTCTGGACCAACAAGTCCAATTTCATGGCTTCCGGATCGAATTGGGCGAGATCGAGCAAGCCTTGCTACGGGAACCGGTTATCGAACAAGCGGTGGTCATGCTGATCGAAAACCAGCAAGGCCAGCAAACCTTGGTTGCTTATTACCTCACACGGACCGGAGAGGCGTTAAAAACCGCCGAATTAAGGGAGCTGGTCGCCAAACAGTTGCCGATTTACATGGTACCTGGCTGCTTTGTGTATATGTCGCAGTTTCCGTTGACGGTCAACGGGAAGGTAAACCGGCAGGCTTTGCCGGCACCCGAAACGGCGGCGGACCAGCCTTATTCGGCGGCCGAAACGGCGGAAGAAGATTTATTGGTTCAAGTTTGGCAAAAACTGTTGCAACAAGAGCATGTCGGCGTGCAAGACGATTTTTTCGCCTTGGGCGGGGATTCGATTCAGGCGATTCGGGTGGTGTCTCACTTGCGTAAGCAGGGTTATCGAATCGACGTTCAGGATTTGTTCCGCTACCCGACCATCCAGGCTTTAGCGCCGCAGTTAAAAGTGCTGTCCGTCGAAAACAAAACGCGCCAGCTCAGCGGTCGTTTGCCATTGACGCCGATACAACGATGGTTTTTCGACCAGCAGGGCAGTCAAGCCCATCATTTTAATCACACAGCCTTGCTGGAAGCGCAAGGTGGCAACTGGCAAATCCCCTATCTGGAGAGCGCTTGGCAGCAGTTATTGCAACACCACGAGGCCTTGCGCAGTTATTTTCATTCGGTAGAGCAAGGCATGGCAGCCGAGATTCTAGCGGAGGATCGCTGCCGCATCGCGGTGCAAGCGGTTTCGCTGTTGTCGGCGGCGGACGTCGAAGCGGCCATGGTCGCGCATGCCGCCGTCGTGCAGCAAAGTTTCGCGGTGGATCAAGCGCCGTTAATCCGCTTGGTGGTGTACCAATGCCCGGCCGCCGACCGCTTATTGATAGTCGTGCATCATTTGCTGATCGACGGTGTGTCGTGGCGCATTTTATTGGAAGATTTCAGCGCCTTATACGATGCCTTGAGCCGCGGGGAAGTGCATGAACTGCCTCGGCAAACCGACAGTTATGCCGACTGGGCGGAAGGCTTGTCGCGCTATAGCCGGCAGCCGGCCTTGCTGGACGAATTGGCCTATTGGCGTGCGCAATCGGCTAGTAAAAGCGCCGCTTCCTGGTCCGGAAAAGCTTGTTGCTACCAGGATGCGCTGAGCCATCAGTCTCAATTAAGCGCCGACCGGACGCGGCAATTATTGCAGCAAGCCCATACTGCCTATAACACGCGGGTCGAAGACTTGTTGTTGGCGGCCTTGTTACCGACCTTGGAAGCCAGGAACGGTTTGACCCGAACCGTGTTATTGCTGGAAGGCCATGGCCGCGAACCGGTCGTGCCGGGAGTGGATGTTAGCCGCACCGTCGGTTGGTTTACTTCCCTTTATCCGCTGGTATTGGAAAACCAGTTGAATCGCGAGTTAAGTTATCAAATTCGCTGGCTGAAAGAACATCTGCGGCGAGTGCCCAATAAAGGCATAGGCTACGGGGTGTTGCGCTATTTGACGCCGGCCGAATTAAGGTCGGCGGCTGACTTGGGGTTTGCCGCGGACTTGGTGTTCAATTATTTGGGGCGTTTCGAGCGCAACGACGACGCCGGCCTGTATCGCGCCTTGAGCAACGACGTCGGCGCGGCGGTCGCGGGGCAGGGAATGAGGCCCGCCGCCTTGGAATTCAGTGCGATGGTGTTGGAAGATCGCTTGTGTATCGATTGGCGCTATGACCGGCATTTGTTTGCCGAAGATGCCATGCAGCGCTTGAGCCGCTTATACAAAGAAAACTTAGAGGCGGTCATCGACCATTGCCTGCGGCAAACCTCAGCCGTGCCGACGCCGTCCGATCTTTGCCACGGCAATTTGAGCCTTGATGAATTGGACGAACTGCTGAGTGCTTACCGGCAAAACCTCGGCGATGTTTGCCCGTTGACGCCGATGCAGGAAGGCATGCTCTATCACGCCGTACGGGAACCCGCTTCCAGTGCTTACCACGAGCAGATCAGCTTTAGCTTGCAGGGGGCCTTGGACTGCGACAGCTATCGCAAGGCTTGGGATCAGCTGGTTGCGCGGCACGGCATATTACGCACGATATTCGTCGACGACCAAGCGCGTAAACCCTTGCAAATTGTGCTGAAGCACGCCGACTCGAATTTTGGAGTGGAAGATTGGCGCGAGGACGGAAAGGCATTGCGGAGCTTGGCGGATTATTTACGACAGGATTTGGAGCAGCCGTTTAACTTAGCCGAACGACCGCCGGTGAGGGTTAAGTTGATTCGCTTACCCGACCAGCGCTGGTATTTGGTTTGGAGTTTTCATCATATTTTATTGGATGGCTGGAGTGTCGGAATCTTGATGAACGAAATGACCCGGCTTTATTTGGGCATTCTAAGTCATGCCGAGCCGCAGCTGCCGGCGTCGCCGCCCTTCAGCCAATATTTGCGCTGGTTGCAGGAGCAGGATACACAGGCCGCCGGCCGATTCTGGGCTGATTATCTGGAAGGCTACGACGAAGTGGCCGCATTGCCGTCTCATCCCACCCAACAGCAAGGCCAAGCCGAATTCAAGCAAACGCTGCCGGCCGATTTGCCGGAGCGGCTGCAGCAGACCGCCAAACGCTATAAGGTTACCGTCAATGCCTTGATGCAAGCGGCCTGGGGCATCTTGCTCGGGCGCTATAACGACAGGCGGGACGTGGTTTTCGGCACCGTGGTTTCGGGCCGGCCGAGCGCCATCGCCAATATCGAGCAGATGGTGGGTTTGTTGATTAATGCGGTGCCGGTGCGGGTTAGGTTTGACGAAGCGGAACCGGTTTTTGTGTTGTTAAACCGTTTGCACCAACACAATAGCAGCAGCCAGGCTTACCAATTTTTAACCATGGCGGAGAGCCAGCCTAAACAAGGTGCGCCCGACCACTTGTTGGTGTTCGAAAACTATCATCTACAAGCCGAGGAAGGCGATAGTCAGGCCGAATTAACGGTCACCGATGTGCAAACCAGGGAACAGACCCACTACGATTTGACCGTCGTCATCAGCCCCGGTCGGCCATGGCGGTTGACTTGTCTGTACAACAAAGCCCGTTATGCGGAAAGCTATTTGCAACAAGTGATGCGGCATTTCATAGGCTTGTTAAACGGTTTGGCCGAATCCGCCGAGCAACGCATAGCCGACTTGAAAATGCTGACGGTCGCCGAGCAGACTTGGCTGACGCAGATCAGTGCCGGGATTGAACCGCCGCTGCCGACGCCGGATTTGGCCGGTTTATTCGAGCAAACTGCCGCGCGTTATGGGGAAAAAATTGCCTTGCGCGGCCTGGATGCCCGTTACAGTTACGCCGAGCTGAACGCCGAGGCCAATCATATCGCCAAACGTTTAACGGTAGCCGGGGTAAAACCGGGCGACATCGTCGCGGTTGCGTTGCCGAGGTCCTGCATGCGGATTATTGCCGTGCTCGGCATTATTAAGGCTGGCGCCGCTTATCTTGGATTGGAGTTGGATCTTCCCACGCAACGGGCCGAGGCAATCTGCCGGGATGCTGGCGTGCGTCTATCGATTCAGCGCGGCGGATTCGAACTCAACGGCGTGCGGGGCTTCGATCCCTATGAGCCAATAAATCAAGACCTCGGCGAAACGCCTCCTCGGCGAGTGATTCCGTCGGCGGCTGTCGCTTATGTCTCCTATACTTCCGGTTCCACCGGCAAACCGAAAGGGGTTTTTGTCAGTCAGCGTAGCGTGATTCGTTTGGTTGTCGATAGCGATTACCTGACAATTTCGGAAAAAGACAAATTCTTGCAGTTTGCGCCGTTGTCGTTCGACGCTTCGACTTTCGAAATTTGGGCGCCGTTATTGAATGGCGCGGAATTGTCGGTATTGGAACAAGACCAACCCAGCTTGCAACAGCTGGGTGTTTATATCGAGCAGCAAGGCATTACGATCCTCTGGTTGACGGCCGGCCTGTTCCAGCAGATGGTCGACGAACAGCTCGAGAACCTGGCCAGCGTCCGGCAGTTGCTAGCCGGCGGCGACGTGGTGTCGGCGGAACACGTGCGCCGCCTATTGCAGCGCTTTCCTGCCGCGACCTTTGTTAACGGTTACGGGCCTACCGAAAACACCACTTTTAGTTGTTGTCAGCGGATAACTCAAGCGTCCGCGTTGGCAGCTAGCGTGCCCATCGGCAAGGCCATTGCCCATTCGGAGGCGTGGGTATTGGATAGCGAACTGCGCTTGCAACCCATTGGTGCGCTAGGCCGCTTGTATGTCGCGGGGGAGGGAGTTGCTTACGGCTATTACCGCAAGCCGGCACTCACGGCTGCGGCATTTATTCCCCATCCTTATGCCAAGCGGCCCGGCAGCAGGCTGTATGCGACCGGTGATTTGGTTTCCATGAGAATGGACGGCAGTTTGGAGTTTCTCGGTCGTGCCGATAGGCAATTCAAGATCAGGGGTTACCGCATCGAGGCGCAAGAAGTGGAGGCGGCGATTAAGGCGCAGGATTCGGTGCGGGATGTGCTGGTGCAGGCCGTTAAAGATCCCGGCGGCGATAACACCTTGGTGGCGTATGTCATTGTCAAGTCCGGTTGTACGTTCGATCGCGACGGCTTGGTGGCGGCAACGGCTGAGCGCTTGCCGCGCTATTTGCTGCCGGACGTCTGGATGGAGGTCGGCGAATTTCCGTTAAATAAAAACGGTAAGGTCGACTACGCTCTATTGCCCGATCCCTTCGCATCGACATCGGCGCTGAAAGTCGCCCCGCGCAATGAAACGGAGCGAGAACTGTTGGCGATCTGGCAACAGGTTTTGAATAACGAAGCTATTGGTGTTTGCGACGATTTTTTCAATTTGGGTGGACATTCGTTAAAAGCGACGCGGATCGTCGCGTTAATCCGCAAGCAATTGCAGATCGAAGTGCCGTTAAGGCTAATTTTCGAAGCACCGACCATTGCCTTGTTGGCCGAAAGATTGTCGACAATCGAAAAGGCCGGTCAGGCGGGGCCAAAACTGGTTAAGCGGGACCGCAGCCAGCAAAAGGTTGTCTGA